A genomic window from Fusarium oxysporum Fo47 chromosome VIII, complete sequence includes:
- a CDS encoding ribosomal protein S2, flavodoxin-like domain-containing protein, with the protein MAPSNLPALFNATSQDIETLLAAQCHLGSKNLQVHMENYLWKTRADGVNVINVGKTWEKIVLAARIIAAVDNPADICVISARPYGQRAVLKFAAHTGATAIAGRFTPGSFTNYITRSFKEPRLIIVTDPRTDAQAIKEASYVNIPVIALADTDSPTEYVDVAIPTNNKGRHAIGAVWWMLAREVLRLRGTIYNRETPWDVMVDLYFYRDPEAEAEDKVEEEKLPGADEEGPAAIESGFQNSAGADWETPAAGFAGATGAAAPGWDGAAGEEWGAAPANTEWAASAEAPKESQW; encoded by the exons ATGGCTCCCTCCAACCTGCCCGCCCTCTTCAACGCTACCAGCCAGGACATTGAGACCCTCCTGGCTGCTCAGTGCCACCTCGGCTCCAAGAACCTCCAGGTTCACATGGAGAACTACCTCTGGAAGACCCGTGCCGATGGTGTCAACGTCATTAACGTTGGCAAGACCTG GGAGAAGATCGTTCTGGCTGCCCGTATCATCGCTGCCGTCGACAACCCCGCCGATATCTGTGTCATCTCTGCCCGTCCCTACGGTCAGCGTGCCGTCCTCAAGTTCGCCGCCCACACTGGTGCCACCGCCATCGCTGGTCGCTTCACCCCCGGTTCTTTCACCAACTACATCACCCGATCTTTCAAGGAGCCCCGTCTGATCATCGTCACCGACCCCCGCACCGACGCCCAGGCCATCAAGGAGGCTTCCTACGTCAACATCCCCGTCATTGCCCTCGCCGACACTGACTCTCCCACCGAGTACGTTGACGTTGCCATCcccaccaacaacaagggTCGCCACGCCATTGGTGCCGTCTGGTGGATGCTCGCCCGTGAGGTCCTCCGTCTCCGTGGTACCATCTACAACCGCGAGACCCCCTGGGACGTCATGGTCGATCTTTACTTCT ACCGTGACCccgaggctgaggctgaggacaaggttgaggaggagaagctccCCGGCGCTGACGAGGAGGGTCCCGCTGCTATCGAGTCCGGCTTCCAGAACTCCGCTGGTGCTGACTGGGAGACTCCCGCCGCTGGCTTCGCTGGTGCCACCGGTGCCGCTGCCCCCGGCTGGGACGGTGCTGCCGGTGAGGAGTGGGGTGCTGCCCCCGCCAACACCGAGTGGGCTGCTTCCGCCGAGGCCCCCAAGGAGTCTCAGTGGTAG
- a CDS encoding mitochondrial 37S ribosomal protein MRPS28, translating into MPPRIPALPRFGTLNLCLRPAAKPATPNFLPIVQTANLSQREKKRKAKQDPYRWAQAQQRKAANVQRREELARERDEAWGDPVKGKTTPFIESLESAGQEATSRVPVDGSGNPLAEAHELPTSPELRNYFLTDSELTEAVKHAYTLTKPMIGVVESQMEPGRGEDKTKQHEQRHQKAIEALRRITSLSNSSAKDRFHANVRRIVEEFGRHNTDLVLQGKPKSIHPNKVDMPPRSGPDTGSSEVQIAILTTKINNLSQALQINRGYKDKHNKRNLRLLLHRRQKLMKYMDRKERGSERWTHMVEKLGLTPATWKDQISL; encoded by the exons ATGCCCCCTAGAATACCGGCGCTGCCGCGCTTCGGCACATTGAACC TCTGCCTCCGACCCGCCGCAAAGCCCGCTACCCCGAACTTTCTCCCCATCGTCCAAACGGCCAACTTGTCCCAGCGtgagaagaagcgcaaggcgAAACAGGATCCCTACCGATGGGCTCAGGCTCAACAGCGAAAGGCTGCCAATGTGCAACGGCGTGAGGAGCTCGCCCGTGAGAGGGATGAGGCGTGGGGTGATCCTGTCAAGGGAAAGACAACTCCCTTTATAGAGTCTCTTGAATCGGCTGGCCAAGAGGCTACATCCCGTGTTCCTGTGGATGGAAGTGGAAACCCGCTCGCCGAAGCACATGAGCTACCGACATCTCCGGAACTACGAAACTACTTCCTTACCGACTCAGAACTCACTGAGGCTGTCAAGCACGCATATACCCTTACCAAGCCCATGATCGGCGTGGTCGAGTCACAGATGGAACCCGGAAGGGGAGAGGATAAGACGAAGCAACACGAGCAGCGCCACCAGAAGGCTATTGAGGCTCTGCGCCGTATCACATCGCTCAGTAACAGCAGCGCAAAGGACCGCTTCCACGCCAACGTGAGACGAATCGTTGAAGAATTTGGTCGTCACAATACAGACCTGGTTCTGCAGGGCaagccaaagtcaattcATCCCAACAAAGTGGACATGCCACCCCGAAGCGGTCCTGATACAGGCAGCTCCGAGGTCCAGATTGCTATCTTAACAACCAAGATCAACAACCTCTCTCAGGCTCTGCAGATCAACAGAGGATACAAGGATAAGCACAACAAGCGAAACTTGAGATTATTGCTGCACCGAAGGCAAAAGCTGATGAAGTACATGGACCGCAAGGAGAGGGGAAGTGAGCGATGGACTCACATGGTTGAGAAGCTGGGTCTTACACCTGCGACATGGAAGGACCAGATCTCGCTGTAA
- a CDS encoding V0 complex, c/d subunit of ATPase has translation MEGLLYNVNGGYVEGIVRGYRNGLLTGAAYNNLTQCETIDDLKLQLGPSYGDFLASLPPNPSTSALAAKTTDKLISEFRYVRAQAVGSLATFMDYVTYGYMIDNVALLITGTLHERDTRELLERCHPLGWFETMPVLCVATNIEELYNSVLIETPLAPYFKGSLSHQDLDELNIEIVRNTLYKNYLEDFYNFVNTHPEMAGSPTAEVMSEILEFEADRRAINITLNSFGTDLSKQDRNKLYPNFGKLYPEGTLMLSRAEDPEGVRLAVDGVHDYKSFFDAISVGGGPSGPGNMGGGAGETKTLEDMFYQKEMEISKKAFTRQFTHAIVYAWVKLREQEIRNITWIAECIAQNQKERIGNYISVF, from the exons ATGGAGGGTCTTCTCTACAACGTCAACGGCGG CTACGTCGAAGGAATTGTCCGAGGCTACCGCAACGGTCTTCTCACAGGCGCTGCCTACAACAACTTGACTCAATGCGAGACGATTGATG ATCTCAAGCTTCAGCTTGGCCCTTCATATGGCGATTTCCTCGCTTCCCTACCACCTAACCCCTCGACTTCAGCTCTCGCAGCCAAGACCACCGACAAGCTCATCTCAGAGTTCCGATATGTGCGCGCTCAAGCTGTCGGCTCCCTTGCTACCTTTATGGACTACGTCACCTACGGCTACATGATCGACAACGTCGCCCTTCTCATCACAGGAACCCTTCATGAGCGGGATACCcgtgagcttcttgagcgaTGCCATCCTCTGGGATGGTTCGAGACTATGCCAGTTCTCTGCGTTGCTACAAACATCGAGGAACTTTACAACAGTGTGCTTATCGAGACCCCTCTTGCCCCATACTTCAAGGGCAGTCTTAGCCACCAGGATCTCGACGAGTTGAACATTGAGATTGTGCGAAACACACTCTACAAGAACTACCTTGAGGACTTTTACAACTTTGTCAACACTCACCCTGAGATGGCTGGTTCACCCACTGCTGAGGTCATGTCTGAGATTCTCGAGTTCGAGGCTGACCGCCgagccatcaacatcacacTCAACTCTTTCGGCACAGACCTTTCCAAGCAAGACCGTAACAAGCTCTACCCCAACTTTGGCAAGCTTTACCCTGAAGGAACTCTCATGCTCTCCCGAGCTGAGGACCCTGAGGGTGTTCGTCTGGCAGTTGATGGTGTTCATGACTACAAGTCTTTCTTTGACGCCATCTCAGTCGGCGGCGGCCCCTCAGGGCCTGGAAACATGGGTGGCGGCGCTGGTGAgaccaagaccctggaggATATGTTTTACcagaaggagatggagattTCCAAGAAGGCTTTCACCAGGCAGTTCACTCACGCCATTGTCTACGCTTGGGTAAAGCTCCGAGAACAG GAAATCCGCAACATTACCTGGATTGCCGAATGCATAGCTCAGAACCAGAAGGAGCGCATCGGCAACTACATCAGCGTCTTTTAA
- a CDS encoding RNA-processing protein NOP58, whose product MSLFVLAETPAGYGLFKATDKKMLKNEELAAELGRPEKVVEMLKLKKFVKFDSAATALEEAASLKEGKVPELLTQLLDDLKSEKKASLAVADMKLGTAISNMPSLNISPVSGSNTMDLFRGIRGGLPNLIPGLLEENFDRMALGLSHSMSRHKLKFSADKVDSMIIQAIKLLDDLDKELNVYAMRTKEWYGWHFPEMAKILNDNLAYARVILAVGMRTNIADSDLSEILPEEIETSIKAAAEISMGTEITDEDLDNIKLLADQVIVYSNYRTQLSSYLESRMRAIAPNLTALVGYLVGARLIAHAGSLISLAKSPGSTIQILGAEKALFRALKTKHDTPKYGLIYHSSLIGQATGRNKGKIARMLSAKAALGLRVDALGDAEDDADEEERAILGLSNRIKLENHLRKLEGKPLLPKGANVTPSGEIVGAGQFTLKETRRYNGDADGVADDEETNEATPAKKLKKAKKLIEEVDEEMKDAEDDSDDEAATPGKPKKLSEADYERLAEEAGISVKKFKRKYERGDVELNADGTPKVISKKELKKLRKAEEKATPSKSQPAAEETDGKKKRKHDDSEDEEPKKEKKQKKKKRHSEA is encoded by the exons ATGTCGCTCTTTGTGCTTGCCGAGACGCCGGCAGG CTATGGCCTGTTCAAGGCTACTGATAAgaagatgctcaagaacGAGGAACTCGCTGCTGAGCTTGGACGACCTGAGAAGGTCGTTGAGAT gctcaagctcaagaagttTGTCAAGTTCGACAGCGCCGCTACCGCTCTCGAAGAAGCTGCGTCTCTCAAGGAGGGCAAGGTCCCTGAGCTTCTCACCCAACTCCTCGACGACCTGAAGtccgagaagaaggcttcgCTCGCCGTCGCCGATATGAAGCTGGGCACTGCCATCTCTAACATGCCCTCGCTCAACATTTCTCCTGTTTCTGGCTCCAACACTATGGACCTCTTCCGTGGCATTCGAGGTGGATTGCCCAACCTTATCCCTGGTCTGCTCGAGGAGAACTTTGACCGCATGGCCCTGGGTCTTTCTCACTCCATGTCGCGTCACAAGCTCAAGTTCTCTGCCGATAAGGTCGACTCCATGATCATCCAGGCTATTAAGCTTCTCGACGACCTCGACAAGGAGCTCAACGTCTACGCTATGCGAACCAAGGAGTGGTACGGATGGCACTTCCctgagatggccaagattcTCAACGACAACTTGGCTTACGCTCGCGTCATTCTTGCTGTTGGCATGCGCACCAACATTGCCGATAGCGACCTCTCTGAGATTCTTCCCGAGGAGATTGAGACTTCCATCAAGGCTGCCGCCGAGATCAGCATGGGTACCGAGATCACcgatgaggatcttgacaACATTAAGCTCCTGGCTGACCAGGTCATTGTCTACTCCAACTACCGAACACAGCTGTCCTCGTACCTCGAGAGCCGCATGCGCGCTATCGCTCCCAACCTGACTGCTCTCGTTGGCTACCTCGTCGGTGCACGTCTCATTGCCCACGCTGGCTCTCTCATCAGCTTGGCCAAGTCTCCTGGTTCCACCATCCAGATTCTCGGTGCCGAGAAGGCCCTCTTCCGCGCTCTCAAGACTAAGCACGATACACCTAAGTACGGTCTCATCTACCACTCTTCACTCATCGGTCAGGCGACCGGCCGAAACAAGGGTAAGATCGCTCGTATGCTGTCTGCCAAGGCTGCTCTAGGTCTCCGTGTCGATGCCCTAGGTGATGCCGAAGACGAcgctgatgaggaggagcGCGCTATCCTTGGTCTCAGCAACCgcatcaagcttgagaacCACCTCCGCAAGCTCGAGGGCAAGCCTCTTCTACCCAAGGGCGCCAACGTCACCCCCTCTGGTGAGATTGTTGGTGCTGGTCAGTTCACTCTCAAGGAGACCCGCCGATACAACGGTGACGCCGATGGtgttgctgatgatgaggagaccaACGAAGCTACCCCCgcaaagaagctcaagaaggccaagaagctcatcgaggaggttgacgaggagatgaaggatgctgaggatgacAGCGACGACGAGGCTGCCACTCCTGgcaagcccaagaagctCTCCGAGGCCGATTACGAGCGCCTTGCCGAGGAGGCCGGTATCTCagtcaagaagttcaagcGCAAGTACGAGCGAGGTGACGTTGAGCTGAACGCCGATGGCACACCCAAGGTCATCAGCAAGAAggaactcaagaagctgcgaAAGGCCGAGGAGAAGGCCACACCTTCCAAGTCGCAACCCGCCGCCGAAGAGACtgatggcaagaagaagcgcaagcaCGACGACTCAGAAGACGAggagcccaagaaggagaagaagcagaagaagaagaagcgacacTCTGAGGCTTAG
- a CDS encoding cytochrome P450 produces MDRLEALLERLNETLIPHAQRYPLQAILVTTIILFITTRLFTGSSSSSRTDGSKTPPLAPFWVPLFGHAPRIFLSPSSALTRFRNRYAQGVFSIRLFQSIHSFVFRPSLVARLLEQPESVADKEYVARRIMMTNFGLSKQDLAAYDKAAPEVYQITKEYLSGSHLDTLAKATLRDLDDNAADAISFNSYPTDQMDWERQANAELLEDTGDEKIMAVDFFELMKTFIARTATISVFGTDFVEIYPDIWPHLWIFNDAFHSLAMGVPVWAPFPSSQRARIALGRLLTFMREYHTELDKFLSDEEPATKWQDFHTISPLIRARTEVYRKHGLPIDVRATFDVALLWATTVNSTSLISWSLFELYQDPVLLSQIREQITPFVKIVQPKNDFGGAVWIPPQVQKLDLEGLVTKCPLLQGVYLETLRLYGGGWSARYLKEDVILKGKEDSFVLKKGTFAHIVNDLHHSDPRSFTDAKVWQVGRYLEDTVDKKGVKTQRAEPYTVRASDGTLTMCDDSEFTLRKVLMYISVFISLYELEPAGSERWPSPSVVKGVASAQPWRSVRLWVRRRSPQPQ; encoded by the exons ATGGACCGTCTCGAGGCTCTTCTTGAGCGCCTCAATGAGACTCTCATCCCCCACGCCCAACGATATCCCCTACAAGCTATCCTCGTCACAACCATAatcctcttcatcacaaCAAGACTCTTTACAGGCagttcatcttcttctagaaCGGATGGATCAAAAACGCCTCCTCTTGCACCCTTTTGGGTACCGTTGTTCGGCCATGCTCCGCGTATTTTCCTCAGTCCTTCGTCAGCTTTGACGCGCTTCAGAAATCGATATGCTCAAGGTGTCTTTTCAATCCGCTTATTCCAGAGCATTCACTCTTTTGTCTTTCGACCTTCACTTGTGGCTCGTCTTCTTGAGCAGCCGGAATCTGTCGCCGATAAGGAGTATGTTGCACGACGGATTATGATGACCAATTTTGGCCTCTCGAAGCAGGATCTTGCTGCTTATGATAAAGCTGCTCCTGAGGTGTATCAAATCACCAAGGAGTATCTGAGCGGTTCTCATCTTGATACCCTGGCCAAGGCTACGCTTCGAGATCTTGACGACAATGCTGCTGATGCAATCTCCTTCAACAGCTATCCCACTGATCAGATGGACTGGGAACGTCAAGCAAATGCAGAACTTTTGGAGGACACTGGAGACGAAAAGATCATGGCTGTGGACTTCTTTGAACTAATGAAGACCTTCATCGCCAGAACAGCCACCATCTCAGTCTTCGGCACAGACTTCGTCGAGATCTATCCCGATATCTGGCCTCATCTGTGGATCTTCAACGATGCTTTCCACTCGCTGGCAATGGGTGTTCCCGTATGGGCGCCTTTCCCAAGCTCTCAGCGCGCCAGAATCGCTCTTGGAAGACTACTCACATTCATGCGGGAGTATCACACCGAGTTGGACAAGTTTCTCAGCGATGAAGAACCGGCTACGAAATGGCAGGATTTTCACACCATCAGCCCTCTTATACGCGCCAGGACCGAAGTCTACCGAAAACACGGTCTACCAATCGATGTCCGCGCTACATTTGATGTTGCTCTTCTTTGGGCGACTACTGTCAACTCTACATCGCTCATCTCATGGTCTCTATTCGAATTGTACCAAGACCCTGTTCTTCTATCTCAAATCCGCGAACAAATCACCCCATTCGTCAAGATCGTCCAGCCTAAAAACGATTTCGGTGGCGCCGTTTGGATTCCTCCTCAGGTTCAGAAACTTGACCTGGAAGGTCTTGTTACTAAATGCCCTCTGCTTCAGGGAGTATACCTTGAGACATTGAGGTTATACGGTGGAGGATGGTCAGCGCGGTATCTGAAGGAGGATGTGAttctcaagggcaaggaagacAGCTTTGTTCTGAAGAAGGGAACGTTCGCACACATTGTGAATGATCTGCATCACTCTGATCCCAGAAGCTTCACAGATGCCAAGGTCTGGCAAGTTGGACGATACCTCGAAGATACAGTGGACAAGAAGGGTGTCAAGACGCAGAGAGCTGAACCATACACAGTCCGAGCATCAG ATGGAACATTGACGATGTGTGATGATTCGGAGTTTACGTTGAGAAAGGTGCTCATGTATATCTCAGTGTTTATCAGCCTTTACGAACTCGAACCCGCGGGGAGTGAAAGATGGCCATCGCCTTCGGTAGTCAAGGGAGTTGCTTCAGCGCAACCGTGGAGGTCTGTTAGATTGTGGGTAAGGCGAAGGTCGCCGCAACCTCAATGA